One Aquamicrobium sp. genomic region harbors:
- the moaB gene encoding molybdenum cofactor biosynthesis protein B gives MGHHSDDDRPFLPVGFAVLTVSDTRTLADDKSGQTLTERIEKAGHRLAAREIVTDEVEAIRAVVRRWADDPAIDAVLTTGGTGFTGRDVTPEALEPLFDKRMDGFSQVFHRISYDKIGTSTIQSRATAGTIGATFVFGLPGSPGACRDAWDHILEQQFDYRRRPCNFVEIMPRLDEHLKRGAARSG, from the coding sequence ATGGGCCATCACAGCGACGACGACCGCCCGTTCCTGCCCGTGGGCTTCGCGGTGCTGACCGTCTCCGACACCCGCACGCTCGCCGACGACAAGTCCGGCCAGACCCTCACTGAGCGCATCGAGAAGGCCGGCCACCGGCTGGCGGCGCGCGAGATCGTCACCGACGAGGTCGAGGCGATCCGCGCCGTCGTCCGCCGCTGGGCCGACGATCCGGCCATCGACGCCGTCCTCACCACCGGCGGCACCGGCTTCACCGGCCGCGACGTGACGCCCGAGGCGCTGGAGCCGCTGTTCGACAAGCGCATGGACGGCTTCTCGCAGGTCTTCCACCGCATCTCCTACGACAAGATCGGCACCTCGACGATCCAGTCGCGGGCGACGGCCGGCACCATCGGCGCCACCTTCGTCTTCGGCCTGCCCGGCTCGCCCGGCGCCTGCCGCGACGCTTGGGATCACATCCTCGAGCAGCAGTTCGACTATCGCCGCCGGCCGTGCAACTTCGTCGAGATCATGCCGCGGCTGGACGAGCACCTGAAGCGCGGCGCGGCGCGATCCGGCTGA
- a CDS encoding polyprenyl synthetase family protein has product MGVVVEIEDGKRAKASIEALIALTRTDMGRVNELILSKAGSDVEMIPEVANHLISSGGKRLRPMLTLAAAQMFGYRGDGHVKLATSVEFMHTATLLHDDVVDESDLRRGKRTARMIWGNQASVLVGDFLLGQAFRMMVDVGSLEALDVLSSAASVIAEGEVMQLGVAKNLETTEDDYLAVIKAKTAALFSAAAEVGPIIADAGKAERAALRSYGVNLGLAFQLIDDALDYGGDSRNLGKNVGDDFREGKVTLPVILASRRGSAEEREFWKAAIENAEADDASLERARGLMTKHGAIGDTIGRARHFGEIARDALAPLARTPQKDALLDVIDFCISRVN; this is encoded by the coding sequence GTGGGCGTTGTGGTCGAAATCGAGGATGGAAAGCGTGCGAAGGCGTCCATAGAGGCGTTGATCGCGCTGACGCGGACCGACATGGGACGCGTCAACGAACTGATCCTGTCCAAGGCCGGCTCCGACGTCGAGATGATCCCCGAGGTCGCCAACCACCTGATCTCGTCGGGCGGCAAGCGCCTCAGGCCCATGCTGACGCTGGCCGCCGCCCAGATGTTCGGCTATCGCGGCGACGGCCACGTCAAGCTCGCCACCAGCGTCGAGTTCATGCACACGGCGACGCTGCTCCACGACGACGTGGTCGACGAGAGCGACCTGCGCCGCGGCAAGCGCACGGCGCGCATGATCTGGGGCAACCAGGCGAGCGTGCTCGTCGGCGATTTCCTGCTCGGCCAGGCCTTCCGCATGATGGTCGACGTCGGCTCGTTGGAGGCGCTCGACGTCCTCTCCTCCGCCGCCTCGGTCATCGCCGAGGGCGAGGTGATGCAGCTCGGCGTCGCCAAGAACCTGGAGACCACCGAGGACGACTACCTCGCCGTCATCAAGGCCAAGACTGCGGCGCTGTTTTCCGCCGCCGCCGAGGTCGGGCCGATCATCGCCGACGCCGGCAAGGCGGAGCGCGCCGCGCTGCGCTCCTACGGCGTCAATCTCGGCCTCGCCTTCCAGCTCATCGACGACGCGCTCGATTACGGCGGCGATTCGCGCAATCTCGGCAAGAATGTCGGCGACGACTTCCGCGAGGGCAAGGTCACGCTGCCGGTGATTCTCGCCTCCCGGCGCGGCTCGGCCGAGGAGCGCGAGTTCTGGAAGGCCGCGATCGAGAACGCGGAGGCGGACGACGCCTCGCTGGAGCGCGCGCGGGGGCTGATGACGAAGCACGGCGCCATCGGCGACACGATCGGCCGGGCGCGCCATTTCGGCGAGATCGCCCGCGACGCGCTCGCGCCGCTGGCGCGGACGCCGCAGAAGGACGCGCTGCTCGACGTCATCGATTTCTGCATCAGCCGGGTGAACTGA
- a CDS encoding DUF2007 domain-containing protein, with translation MIELLRTNDAVLISFVEALLRDAGIGFFVADNNMSVIEGSIGILPRRVMVAEADADEARRLFADAGIADEIRGEIKSE, from the coding sequence ATGATCGAGCTTCTTCGCACCAACGACGCCGTCCTCATCTCCTTCGTCGAGGCCCTGCTGCGCGATGCCGGGATCGGCTTCTTCGTCGCCGACAACAACATGAGCGTGATCGAGGGCTCGATCGGCATCCTGCCGCGCCGGGTGATGGTGGCCGAGGCGGACGCCGACGAGGCGCGCCGCCTGTTCGCCGACGCCGGCATCGCGGACGAGATCAGGGGCGAAATCAAAAGCGAATGA
- a CDS encoding tetratricopeptide repeat protein yields the protein MRLLTGRWIVAAGLAVGTASGAWAAAVPIDTDEPVRVNTLSGAYLAARIAESDNELDAAIAYYRRALAFDPDNRTVQQSLLLGLISQGRFDEALPFAEKLKEVPEVERFSRLALGVDAIRQGKYGDADYWLKLSLESDLDRLITGLMAAWAKLGDGKGEDALAALDALAGPEWYELFITYHRALIAEQAGEVEAARAAFEAGADNLSAAGAAPETHLRLLEAYAGFLARKGERDAAFAVMDKADAFAPGRLTIQALRGRIEGGRAAPPLVPDAKAGAAEALLNLATALNRSGGESFVRLYLNYALALLPHSDAVLIQLAGVSEQQGDAEGAIAFYEKIPAASPMKRVAELQLGLNLADLKRHDEAISHLKAALAKDEGDMRAYLSLGGVYASQENYRAAADIYERAVARIEKPVRTDWNIFYQRGIAYERLKEWDKAEPNFRTALELFPDQPQVLNYLGYSWVDMNINLDEGLELIQRAVDLRPSDGYIVDSLGWAFYRLGRYEDAVRELERAVGLMPADPILNDHLGDAYWRVGRRLEAGFQWNHALALDPEPDLKAEVEKKIADGLPSRDEEAQARQKAEAELPPNAVPLPEGVDGAKAEAAPEVETVSAGAAVHTVLPGQSLWSIAAEILGDGNRYIELLDLNPALRGDPGRIVPGQRLTLPQPGN from the coding sequence ATGCGGCTTTTGACTGGACGATGGATCGTGGCAGCCGGGCTTGCCGTCGGCACGGCGTCGGGCGCATGGGCCGCCGCGGTTCCCATCGATACGGACGAGCCTGTGCGCGTCAACACGCTGTCGGGCGCGTATCTCGCCGCCCGCATCGCCGAGAGCGACAACGAGCTCGACGCGGCCATCGCCTACTATCGCCGCGCGCTCGCCTTCGATCCCGACAACCGCACCGTCCAGCAGAGCCTCTTGCTCGGGCTGATCTCGCAGGGGCGCTTCGACGAGGCGCTGCCCTTCGCCGAGAAGCTGAAGGAGGTGCCGGAGGTCGAGCGGTTCTCGCGGCTGGCGCTCGGCGTCGACGCCATCCGGCAGGGCAAGTACGGCGACGCCGACTACTGGCTGAAGCTGTCGCTCGAATCCGATCTCGACCGGCTCATCACCGGGCTGATGGCGGCATGGGCCAAGCTCGGCGACGGCAAGGGCGAGGACGCGCTTGCCGCGCTCGACGCGCTCGCCGGGCCGGAATGGTACGAGCTGTTCATCACCTATCATCGCGCGCTGATCGCCGAGCAGGCGGGAGAGGTCGAGGCCGCGCGCGCCGCCTTCGAGGCCGGCGCCGACAACCTCTCGGCCGCCGGTGCCGCGCCGGAGACCCATCTGCGCCTGCTCGAAGCCTATGCCGGCTTCCTCGCCCGCAAGGGCGAGCGCGACGCCGCCTTCGCCGTTATGGACAAGGCCGATGCCTTCGCGCCCGGCCGGCTGACCATCCAGGCGCTGCGCGGCCGGATCGAGGGCGGCCGCGCCGCGCCGCCTCTGGTGCCGGACGCCAAAGCCGGTGCGGCCGAGGCGCTGCTCAACCTCGCCACCGCGCTCAACCGCAGCGGCGGCGAATCCTTCGTGCGGCTCTATCTCAACTACGCGCTCGCACTCCTGCCGCACAGCGACGCGGTGCTGATCCAGCTTGCCGGCGTTTCCGAGCAGCAGGGCGACGCCGAGGGCGCGATCGCCTTCTACGAGAAGATCCCCGCCGCCTCGCCGATGAAGCGGGTGGCGGAATTGCAGCTCGGCCTCAACCTCGCCGACCTGAAGCGCCACGACGAGGCGATCAGCCACCTCAAGGCGGCGCTGGCCAAGGACGAGGGCGACATGCGCGCCTATCTCTCGCTCGGCGGCGTCTACGCCTCGCAGGAGAACTACCGCGCCGCGGCCGACATCTACGAGCGCGCCGTCGCCCGCATCGAGAAGCCGGTGCGCACTGACTGGAACATCTTCTACCAGCGCGGCATCGCCTATGAGCGGCTGAAGGAGTGGGACAAGGCCGAGCCGAATTTCAGGACCGCGCTGGAGCTGTTCCCCGACCAGCCGCAGGTGCTCAACTATCTCGGCTATTCCTGGGTCGACATGAACATCAACCTCGACGAGGGGCTGGAGCTGATCCAGCGCGCCGTCGACCTGCGGCCTTCAGACGGCTACATCGTCGATTCGCTCGGCTGGGCCTTCTATCGCCTCGGCCGCTACGAGGACGCGGTGCGCGAGCTGGAGCGCGCCGTCGGGCTGATGCCGGCCGATCCCATCCTCAACGACCATCTCGGCGACGCCTACTGGCGCGTCGGGCGCAGGCTGGAAGCGGGCTTCCAGTGGAACCACGCGCTGGCGCTCGATCCCGAGCCGGACCTGAAGGCCGAGGTCGAGAAGAAGATCGCCGACGGCCTGCCGTCGCGGGACGAGGAGGCGCAAGCCCGGCAGAAGGCCGAGGCCGAGCTGCCGCCCAATGCGGTGCCGCTGCCCGAGGGCGTCGACGGGGCGAAGGCCGAGGCCGCGCCGGAAGTAGAGACCGTCTCGGCGGGCGCGGCGGTCCACACCGTCCTGCCGGGGCAGTCGCTGTGGTCCATCGCCGCCGAGATCCTCGGCGACGGCAACCGCTATATCGAGCTGCTCGACCTCAACCCCGCCCTGCGCGGCGACCCCGGCCGCATCGTGCCGGGCCAGAGGCTTACGCTGCCCCAGCCGGGAAACTGA
- a CDS encoding 4-(cytidine 5'-diphospho)-2-C-methyl-D-erythritol kinase, whose amino-acid sequence MAPDTANATEPGATGEHAPAKVNLALHVTGRRADGYHLLDTLVVFTETGDRIRAADAGSDGFAVTGPFAADIPADGANLVLRARDLLRGVAGASARPVRIELDKALPAASGIGGGSSDAAATLRALARLWGLSLSAGDLATIALPLGADLPMCLAAHTLRARGVGEALAPVDGLPGLDMVLVNPGVAVATPAVFTALANRANPPLAPLPARPDFSILVEWLAAARNDLEAPAVSIAPAIASCLAALRQSGAALARMSGSGATCFGLYPSRQDAARAAAAIAAGQPSWYVRATRTI is encoded by the coding sequence ATGGCCCCCGATACGGCCAATGCGACGGAGCCCGGCGCGACCGGCGAGCACGCGCCGGCCAAGGTGAACCTTGCGCTGCATGTCACCGGGCGGCGCGCCGACGGCTACCACCTTCTCGACACGCTTGTGGTCTTCACGGAAACAGGCGACCGCATCCGCGCTGCCGACGCCGGCAGCGACGGCTTCGCCGTCACCGGGCCCTTCGCCGCCGACATCCCCGCCGACGGCGCGAATCTCGTCCTCAGGGCGCGCGACCTCCTGCGCGGCGTCGCCGGCGCAAGCGCACGGCCGGTCCGGATCGAGCTCGACAAGGCCTTGCCGGCCGCGTCCGGCATCGGCGGCGGCTCCAGCGACGCGGCCGCGACCTTGCGCGCGCTCGCCCGGCTGTGGGGCCTTTCCCTTTCCGCCGGCGACCTCGCCACCATCGCCCTGCCGCTCGGCGCGGACCTGCCGATGTGCCTTGCCGCGCACACGCTGCGCGCCCGAGGAGTCGGCGAGGCGCTCGCGCCGGTCGACGGCCTGCCGGGGCTCGACATGGTCCTCGTCAATCCCGGCGTCGCGGTGGCGACGCCCGCCGTGTTCACGGCCTTGGCGAACCGCGCCAACCCGCCACTCGCTCCCTTGCCCGCGCGGCCGGATTTTTCCATCCTCGTCGAATGGCTCGCCGCCGCGCGCAACGATCTCGAAGCGCCGGCCGTCTCGATAGCCCCGGCCATCGCCTCCTGCCTCGCCGCGCTCAGGCAGAGCGGGGCGGCGCTCGCCCGCATGTCTGGATCGGGCGCGACGTGCTTCGGCCTTTACCCGTCGCGACAGGATGCCGCGCGGGCCGCCGCCGCCATCGCCGCCGGGCAGCCGTCATGGTATGTTCGCGCGACGAGAACCATCTGA
- a CDS encoding NfeD family protein has translation MPQLIFFAVLGVAAWVGYRSFLREAERVTARARRTEAEQRAGAQGTLVKDPVTGEYHLTKD, from the coding sequence GTGCCTCAGCTCATCTTCTTCGCGGTCCTCGGCGTCGCCGCCTGGGTCGGATACCGCTCCTTCCTGCGCGAGGCCGAGCGCGTCACCGCGCGGGCGCGGCGGACCGAAGCCGAGCAGCGCGCCGGCGCGCAGGGGACGCTGGTCAAGGACCCCGTCACCGGCGAATACCACCTGACCAAGGACTGA
- a CDS encoding tRNA1(Val) (adenine(37)-N6)-methyltransferase — MSAAGSEDAAPSVDAFHRGRFVLVQPQEGHRAGLDAMLLAAAVPDGFDGRLADLGAGAGAAGLAVAARCPAARIVLVEREARMLAHARLTLAHEANAAFAGRVDLLAADVTLTGRARRESGLADTSFDAVVMNPPFNEASDRASPDALRRAAHVMEDGLFEGWLRTASAILKPRGTVALIARPQSLQGILTALGGRFGAARILPVHPRAGTPAIRVIVRAVRGSRAALVLDAPLVLHGEENGFTPAAEAAINGRAALFAR; from the coding sequence ATGAGCGCCGCCGGCAGCGAAGACGCGGCGCCCTCGGTCGACGCCTTCCACCGCGGCCGCTTCGTGCTGGTGCAGCCGCAGGAAGGCCACCGCGCCGGGCTCGACGCCATGCTGCTCGCCGCCGCGGTGCCGGACGGTTTCGACGGGCGTCTGGCCGATCTCGGTGCCGGGGCCGGGGCGGCGGGCCTCGCCGTCGCCGCGCGCTGCCCGGCCGCGCGCATCGTCCTCGTCGAACGGGAAGCGCGGATGCTGGCGCATGCCCGGCTGACCCTCGCCCACGAGGCCAACGCCGCCTTCGCCGGGCGGGTGGACCTCCTCGCCGCCGACGTGACACTGACCGGCAGGGCGCGGCGCGAATCCGGCCTCGCTGACACCTCGTTCGATGCCGTGGTGATGAACCCGCCCTTCAACGAAGCGTCGGACCGTGCCTCGCCCGACGCGCTGCGCCGTGCCGCGCATGTGATGGAGGACGGGCTGTTCGAGGGCTGGCTGCGCACCGCGAGCGCGATCCTGAAGCCGCGCGGCACGGTCGCGCTGATCGCGCGCCCGCAATCGCTTCAGGGCATCCTCACGGCGCTCGGCGGCCGCTTCGGGGCCGCGCGCATCCTGCCCGTCCACCCGCGCGCCGGCACGCCGGCGATCCGCGTCATCGTGCGCGCCGTGCGGGGCTCGCGGGCGGCGCTCGTGCTCGACGCGCCGCTCGTCCTGCATGGCGAGGAAAACGGCTTCACGCCGGCCGCCGAGGCGGCGATCAACGGCCGCGCCGCGCTTTTCGCGCGCTGA
- a CDS encoding S49 family peptidase, translating to MKRFLNRLLPASLRPNAVTIPVIRLHGAIMAGGNQFRPSLSLATTAGVIEKAFAFKDAPAVAISINSPGGSPVQSRLIYKRIRDLAEEKNKRVIVFVEDAAASGGYMIALAGDEIVADPSSIVGSIGVVSSGFGFQELIKKIGVERRVHTAGQNKAILDPFQPEKKADVERLKTLQLEIHDTFIDMVKERRGAKLADDPDLYTGLFWTGKKGLELGLIDALGDMRSFLKERYGEKTKLQLVSAPRGFFSRRLGLSSMRGGAERAAAAADGLADTAQERALWARLGL from the coding sequence GTGAAACGCTTCCTCAACCGCCTGCTTCCCGCCTCGCTGCGCCCGAACGCCGTCACCATTCCCGTCATCCGCCTGCACGGCGCGATCATGGCCGGCGGCAACCAGTTCCGCCCCAGCCTGTCGCTGGCGACGACCGCGGGGGTGATCGAGAAGGCGTTCGCGTTCAAGGACGCGCCGGCGGTGGCGATCTCGATCAACTCGCCCGGCGGCTCGCCGGTGCAGTCGCGGCTGATCTACAAGCGCATCCGCGACCTCGCCGAGGAGAAGAACAAGCGCGTCATCGTCTTCGTCGAGGACGCCGCCGCCTCGGGCGGCTACATGATCGCGCTGGCCGGGGACGAGATCGTCGCCGACCCCTCCTCCATCGTCGGCTCGATCGGCGTCGTCTCCTCGGGCTTCGGCTTCCAGGAACTGATCAAGAAGATCGGCGTCGAGCGCCGCGTCCACACGGCGGGGCAGAACAAGGCGATCCTCGACCCGTTCCAGCCGGAGAAGAAGGCGGACGTTGAGCGGCTGAAGACGCTTCAGCTCGAAATCCACGACACCTTCATCGATATGGTCAAGGAGCGGCGCGGGGCAAAGCTCGCCGACGATCCCGACCTCTATACCGGCCTGTTCTGGACCGGGAAAAAAGGGCTGGAGCTCGGCCTCATCGACGCGCTCGGCGACATGCGCTCGTTCCTCAAGGAACGCTACGGCGAGAAGACGAAGCTCCAGCTCGTCTCCGCCCCGCGCGGCTTCTTCAGCCGCAGGCTCGGGCTTTCAAGCATGCGCGGCGGGGCCGAAAGGGCGGCCGCGGCCGCCGACGGGCTGGCCGACACCGCACAGGAGCGCGCGCTGTGGGCGCGGCTTGGACTTTGA